AGCCAAGGAAAGGCAGCGGCTACATTTACCCCTGTACGCCCTGCTGCCTCCTCTGCCCTGTGCCGACGGGAATGTGTAGTCGAAGTTTGTTCAAGGCTGGCGTCAATGCCATCGGCCAGTCCGCATCAACGGTTGACGTCACACAAGAGGTGAGTTGGACGTTGAATGCTGGCTGCAGTAGCCTAGGTCCCAAAGCAGGGCAACTGAGAGCCGGGTCCTGAGCCAACGCTTACGAGTTGGCGTGAACTTGTCAGTTAGGGCGTGACCAGCTAGCCCTGAGCCAGCGTTCCGGTGAGGTGCTTAACATTGACCTGACTAAACTCCAGTCCACACCCAACAGTGTCTCGACCTCATGTCCCACGGACTGCACAAAGCACGGGCTCTGAGGCTAAGAAGGCTGGCAGGCGGCTGGTCCTGTCGCACACGGGATGGACGCGCACCTTATACGAAGTACCCTGTTCCCTGTTCCCTGTTGCTGGTGGAGACGACAGCTTGACGCAAAAATCTGCGTCGATCTCGAGTTGTATCCAAGAAGTCGGGACTGGGGGATCGTCACTGACAACCCGTTTAAGACCTGACCGACAGGTCAGCTTCTGCTAGGCCATGTTTGCTGCATCGTGAAACGCATTCAGGCCATGTTGGAGCGACGATCTTGTCCTGAATAGATTGTGGCTGATGACTGGTTGTTGAAGGGCGACAATGCGTTTCTCGGACTTTCTCCTCGTGCGACGACTATTGAATAGTCCCAGCACCAACATTTGTAATGGTGACGACGGCACAAGACCTGCAGACGTCCGGACAGCCTGGAAATATCCGTACGGAGCACCGGCTTTGTCAATAGGCAGCTAATCTCGACAACTGCTGCCCATTTAGCACCGTCTCCACGACGGACCAACCAGCTGTGCAAGGGTCGTTCAGCTCTCCTCGATCGATGCCGCCGTCTCTCTCATTTGGACGGCACGCATCTAGATCTTTCTCCCCCATCGATCCCCCCACCCTGGTCCCGATCGCCCTGTGGTGTCGTCGGGTACCTGTCCCCTGATGAGGTCCCCCACACAAGTCGTTGGCCCCAGGTAGGAATAGGGCTGCGCAAATTGTCTCGGAAGGTAATTTGCTTTTCGGTGGCCGCGACGCCCTCGAACCCTGAGTCACAGCCTGACGTTTGAGGTAACCGTTGGACTAATGTCTCATCCGTTGGTGCGGAAAGGGGTCGAGTTTGAGGATGTAACGACACGACCCTTGGGTTCAGGGCACTTGTCAAAGTGTAGGAGGGGATGTTGTAATTGTGACGAGAGGATGGAAAACAGGGCGAAATTAGCGGTTGATGGGTTGTTTTGCATCCATCCCGTCAAGATCAAGTGTGGCTGGCGTAGTTGCCTCGACTGCAGCGGCAGGAGCTGCAGGGAGGCCAGAGCTGCAGCATCTATCCGATTCGGCAGTCCCTCTTGCCCTTTTGGCCAGCATCTTCCCTGTACTCGCCCTCGACACGAAGGCATTGCTTTTTGTCTTTGTAGCTATTTCCAAGCTCCAGGAATTGAGACTTCTTGGGCACCAGTGACAACCAGCTAATGCATGTCTAGGTATGCAGGTTGTCAGCCTCGAGGTCTTATCACATTCGAAGAGGACTGTGCGTGATAGCGCCTGCCTGTTTTGCATTGGGTGGTGGGTTGATCGTCGGTCAAGTCACAGTCACAGACAACCTCCATCACAAGGGAGGATGTTGCTGATATCACAGGCCCTTTGAGCAGTCATATTCTGATGGCCTCAGATGTTGAAACCATATCATGATTTGGGAGCATATACTCCGTACTGCCTCCGCTACCTAGGCATAGTATGCGTCCTGCAGCTTCTGAGCCTCTGTGGACACACCACCCTTCTCTGCATGTTCTCCTCTGATATGCTCACGGCCCTCCCAgagcttctccctctccagTAGGATCTCGTCCGCCCATGCCTTGCCGGCCTTGGTACGCAGCTTACGCGCAACTCCCATGAATTCGCCGAGGTCTCGCTGACCCTTGCCATCCTTCTCGTACTCGACAGCCTGCAGCAAGAGGTCGATCTTGTCAATATCCTGCGCAAATTGGGCCTCTGGAGTCTCAGCAGCCTCGAACTCGTGCCATAGTTCTCGTAGCTCAGAGGTATGAGGCCCGCCCCATCTAGTAGCAATGTACTCGATGGTGGCCGTTTCCCTTCTGGCTTTCTCGGTCTTGGATACTCCACTGAACGGGGTGATGTCGCCCACGACTGATTCAGCAACGTCGTGGACCATACACATCTTCATACACTTGACCTGATCGAGACCCTGAGGAGCGAACATGGCTATCATACCCATTCTATATGAATGGTCTGCAACCGACTCGGGGCTGTTGGTGGTTCAGGACTAGTTGCGCATCCCATGCTGAACTGGACTTACTTGATTCCATGTCTCTTCCATCCCTCTCGCTTTGTCGTCTTGAGACCCCCTAGAAGATGAAATAGGGAGATCGGTGAGTTGGACCCTTGAACCAAATCATTGCCAGCCAAGGCCTTTTCAACCGTCCATGGCTCAGCGGCATCTGGGCTACTTGTTAGTACCGATGTGTGTAGACAGGAACAAAGGTACCTGGACAGGCTGATATACCCGCTGGGGCTGTTTCTGGCATCTTGTCTTCAAAGTCGATGAGGTCTGATGGGTTGGGTGATGTCTGAATAACTCTTCGATTCTCAGCTCATGCATGCAGCAAAACTTCCCCGCTTCGGCTAATTTCGGTCCGTATGCATAACGACAATCATGCCCGTCTTGAAGAAATGAACGCTGCTAGCATGAGATCGAGATAATTGGGTGCTGTTGATAGGTATTCAGAATACTTCGTAGATGACTGTGCGGTGATGCTCTGGGTGAAAACTATGACTAGGCTATTATCCTCTTCTTTGACTACGTCTTCGTATAGAACAGTATAGAGTATTATTATCAAATAGACAGGAGTAAGCATCAAAGGCAATATACATGGCATCTCAACTTGAAGTAGGGCCTTCCCTGAAGCATTGAAAGTGCGAGCCATCACTCAGGCTCGCAGGGAGGATTTTCTGCTTTACATATAGAGCAGTCACTAAATAATTAGGAAGAATAACTTGGACACTTAAGTTGAAATTCTTTGAGTCTATAACCAGGAGGTGAGCGCATTCCTACTGCGTGAGTTCCGTGGAGGCCCTGGAAACTATTGCCCCTGAAGAGACAATGCTATGTAACTGTATTCGAGGCTGTATTAAGATCGGGCGAAAACACTAGAGCATGAGACTAAAAATACTATTGGAATATGCATGCAGGATGCTAAAGCCCAACCCATTCCTTCCGAGTCTCCCACTCGACAGATCAACCACCAGGTGAAATGTCAAACCAGAGGATCGTCTTTTGCAAGCCGGAGTGAGATTTAAACATTCACGAAGGGTATTCAAGGATTGTTGATCTAGAATAAATTGAGATTTGAGCAAGCAATATATGAAACCTCCCAAATTCTCGGTTCCCATGGGCTCCTGGCCACCTTGATGTCGCCATTGAATTGTTCGACCAATCCGAACTGCTTACGGCAGAAGACCTAGATAACTAGGCCTAGACGTATAAGTAGCAAATGTGGAACTTGACATAGCTTAATTTGACCTCCTGGTCGAGTGTTCTTGGAGTGGCGAGCCCAGTGACGAGGTACATGGCCAGGTCAGTTGACCGATATCTCGATGAGAGGGCCGATTAACAGAAACTCCAAGGTTGTATAGGTATAGAATGACTTTAGACATCTTGGTACAGGGCCTGGTCGATCTGACTTAAAGTGCCTCCCTTGTAGGACCGCACTATAATGACTTGATCGACTGCCACCTCGTGGATCTAAGCCATGGGCATCAAATGGGTCCTCGTAGACGGCATGAACCATGAATGAGAGTATCTCGAAGGGAATGAACAGCGGTATGTCATGGATTCAATGTTTAATAACACAAGGTTATGGAGTGTTGCTGTTTGCGCAGAGTGATTGACGAGCATAGACTTCAAGTACACACGCTTGACAAGCCATCTTGCCATGCGTCAACACAAGCTGCCTGTATTCTACGAAATGATATCAAAAAATCATGTACCGAGTTTGCCATGTTTGATGATCGGCAAGAAGAGTAAACTGCAATCTTGAGGTGGATAACGATGTTGATACCAGCCCTAGTGATGCAGTCAAGCTCGCTCTGTGGAGTCGCAGAACCCCTCACTCAATTGAAGCAACAACATGTCTAGATCAGCTGAGATTTCCAAGAAAGAACCACCAGGGTTCAATCATGGCCTGTTCCTGGCCGCCGACTGCCGGcgtcaacaacaccaactccCGAAAAGCTCCATCCAGCGGTGAGCCGTGTGTAATTAACCTGCCTTTTCGGGGAATGGTTTCAAACTCACTTATTCAAAGCAGCCTCAACATCGAGATTTGAGCAGGATACCATACCATTCAACCTTTTTATCACGGGCATCCTGGCTCGATAGGTTGGAGGCTATCAATCCCACCGCTCTGGCCCCAGCACCCCCACTTCATGCTTGCGTGGAGACGTGTcaattgattgattgttTCTCTGGCTTTCCATGACTTCCATGGATGTTGGCCAAGTTTAGCTTGACTCGTGCTTGTCAGGCAAATCCACGTGGCATTTGTTTGAGGTCGGTTCGGGAAAGGCATCAAATTTCAACAAAGCAGGCGTTCCCGAGAGTCATGGGCTCAGCTCGGTTCTCACCGAAATCGCCACTTTGAGGATTCGAACAGTTGCTATTCTCTGCTATATTTACAAATCAAATGAGAAATTTGCTCGGCTCGGTCCAGGAACCCGAACGTTATTCCCCGAAAATGCGGTACGGAATCGACAAGAGGCGGCGTTCATGCGGCGTAATCCGCCGCAAGTTGCCGTTTCGGTTTCACTCCCACCCGCCATCAACTACGGATCTAGAGCTTCCGGAACCGCCTGATTGTACTGTACCGGCGGGCATATACGGGAGAATGACATTGCCTCTGTGCCTGAGGCCGACTAGCGTTGCCGCTGATAATCTAATCTGATCCTCTCTGCCTGCGTCTGCAGAGGATGACAAATACTTGCCCGATACAGGACCCTCCTTTCGTCTCTCGGCGCCGACTTGCATCCGAGCCTGTCTTCCGCCACCGGCCGACGGCGACGTCAGGTCAAGTCGTGAAGAATCATGGTGGTCTTTCATAGTAGATATCACGATGGGATAGATG
The window above is part of the Fusarium falciforme chromosome 3, complete sequence genome. Proteins encoded here:
- a CDS encoding 5'-deoxynucleotidase: MPETAPAGISACPDAAEPWTVEKALAGNDLVQGSNSPISLFHLLGGLKTTKREGWKRHGINPESVADHSYRMGMIAMFAPQGLDQVKCMKMCMVHDVAESVVGDITPFSGVSKTEKARRETATIEYIATRWGGPHTSELRELWHEFEAAETPEAQFAQDIDKIDLLLQAVEYEKDGKGQRDLGEFMGVARKLRTKAGKAWADEILLEREKLWEGREHIRGEHAEKGGVSTEAQKLQDAYYA